Proteins encoded in a region of the Flavobacteriaceae bacterium HL-DH10 genome:
- a CDS encoding YeeE/YedE thiosulfate transporter family protein produces MGPLIPDGTIPMEWDSIIAILIGIVFGFILEASGFSSSRKLAGVFYGYDFAVLKVFFTAAAVSVIGIYYMDYLGYLDITQLYVHPTYIWAAIIGGVIMGIGFVAGGFCPGTSLCAVAIGKLDAWVYVIGIMIGVFLFSELYTFIEPIYNGYFLGNITLIDSFDWNPYWFIFIFAIIAIVAFVASDFIRKRVKKVFY; encoded by the coding sequence ATGGGACCTTTAATTCCTGATGGCACAATTCCTATGGAATGGGATAGCATCATTGCCATTTTAATCGGTATTGTTTTCGGGTTTATTTTAGAAGCTTCTGGCTTTTCATCTTCAAGAAAACTGGCTGGTGTCTTTTACGGATACGATTTCGCAGTATTAAAAGTATTTTTTACCGCTGCAGCTGTATCTGTAATTGGTATTTATTACATGGATTATTTAGGGTATTTAGACATTACCCAATTGTATGTACACCCTACTTATATATGGGCAGCCATAATTGGAGGTGTCATTATGGGTATTGGTTTTGTTGCAGGAGGCTTTTGCCCAGGAACAAGTTTATGTGCTGTGGCTATTGGCAAGTTAGATGCTTGGGTATATGTAATAGGTATCATGATTGGTGTTTTCTTATTTTCAGAACTTTACACTTTTATTGAGCCTATTTATAACGGCTATTTTTTAGGTAACATCACTTTAATAGATTCATTCGATTGGAATCCGTATTGGTTTATATTCATTTTTGCTATTATAGCTATTGTGGCATTTGTGGCATCAGATTTCATAAGAAAAAGAGTTAAAAAAGTATTTTATTAA